The following are encoded in a window of Methanococcus voltae genomic DNA:
- a CDS encoding class III signal peptide-containing protein, with product MKIKLKNKSVKPEANPKKIFGRKVRNGKGQISMEFSILFLALLASVVVATIIPGLFGLDKTTEVAKASLAHGSLSNLKSNIQMMDTLDEGSYKLVRVKSPSESTWNFATNNITVSGDGFEVVATFDSDIQMLNGSSIYVNTSKLLSFKLLKEDNRIKIEVIP from the coding sequence ATGAAGATTAAACTTAAAAATAAATCTGTTAAACCTGAAGCTAATCCGAAAAAAATATTCGGTAGAAAAGTTAGAAATGGTAAAGGTCAAATCTCAATGGAGTTTTCCATATTATTTTTAGCTTTATTGGCCTCTGTTGTAGTGGCAACTATAATTCCAGGTTTATTTGGTTTGGATAAAACTACAGAAGTTGCTAAAGCAAGTTTAGCACATGGAAGTTTATCCAATTTGAAATCTAATATTCAAATGATGGATACACTTGATGAAGGTTCTTACAAATTAGTTAGGGTAAAATCACCTTCTGAATCAACTTGGAATTTTGCAACTAATAATATTACAGTTTCAGGCGATGGTTTTGAGGTTGTTGCAACTTTTGATAGTGATATTCAAATGTTAAATGGAAGTTCCATATATGTTAATACTTCAAAATTGTTATCTTTTAAATTATTGAAAGAAGACAATAGAATTAAAATCGAAGTAATACCTTAA
- a CDS encoding DUF515 domain-containing protein — MSAEEYSDKVKSLKSKSKKSSRIYYRHLRSVLILALITVIIVSSYYIYTNIKAEDQVRLEQTKESSMVTVNNLFEAYPSDHRRLSFIAKIQNSQSISEVNDVVDEATDYIQVKEYKDSSIGQIIAMYGSYYDYSSRAPELVRKIQSANSIAEIDEYFSTIDIKSEITTVLNSYVDYQLSSGDEYYYVKTKTTKIFINRDNLQKYVESLNLGSLDGFSITSVKGMDKVTIMLTSDQCGKLPEVGEFIKIYSKNDTNFLTYAIVDNSYMALSNLEYSETKMVSSAVEDDGNKDTLESSSSVSYSLDNVPGILHATVAGKLDYSSVSSKFSSYGQKLNEIEEKTQIFDDNVNYVLIVSIPSEQIPLLISKDSEELVIVRTLGGLDEV, encoded by the coding sequence ATGTCTGCTGAGGAGTATAGCGATAAAGTAAAGTCTTTGAAGTCTAAGTCAAAAAAGTCTTCAAGAATTTATTATAGGCACCTTCGTTCAGTTTTAATACTGGCGCTGATAACGGTTATTATTGTTAGTTCTTACTATATCTATACCAACATAAAAGCCGAAGACCAGGTTAGATTAGAACAAACTAAAGAGTCGTCTATGGTTACAGTAAATAATTTATTTGAAGCCTATCCTTCAGACCATCGAAGGTTGTCATTTATTGCCAAAATACAAAACAGTCAATCTATATCTGAAGTAAATGATGTGGTTGACGAAGCCACTGACTATATACAGGTGAAGGAATATAAAGATTCGTCGATTGGTCAAATTATTGCCATGTACGGCTCCTATTATGATTATAGTAGTAGAGCACCTGAATTAGTTCGTAAAATACAAAGTGCAAATAGTATTGCTGAAATAGATGAATACTTTAGTACGATTGATATAAAATCTGAAATAACAACCGTATTAAATAGCTATGTAGATTATCAGCTTTCATCTGGTGATGAATACTATTACGTTAAAACAAAAACAACCAAAATATTTATTAATAGGGATAATTTACAAAAATATGTAGAATCTTTAAATTTGGGAAGTTTAGATGGATTTTCTATAACTTCCGTTAAAGGAATGGATAAAGTAACGATAATGTTAACCTCAGACCAATGTGGTAAATTACCTGAGGTTGGTGAATTTATAAAAATATATTCAAAGAATGATACTAATTTCTTAACATACGCAATTGTAGATAATTCATATATGGCATTATCTAATTTGGAATATTCTGAAACAAAAATGGTATCTTCTGCAGTAGAAGATGATGGTAATAAAGATACTTTAGAAAGTAGTTCTTCTGTATCATATTCTCTTGACAATGTACCAGGAATATTGCATGCTACAGTAGCAGGAAAATTGGATTACAGCAGTGTAAGCAGTAAATTTTCGAGTTATGGTCAAAAGTTAAACGAAATTGAAGAGAAAACTCAAATATTTGATGATAACGTTAATTATGTATTGATTGTATCAATACCTTCTGAACAAATTCCATTACTTATTTCAAAGGATAGTGAAGAACTCGTGATTGTAAGAACATTAGGTGGTTTGGATGAAGTCTAA
- a CDS encoding class III signal peptide-containing protein has translation MKKIENTAFNIYKKQKEGKKGKKGQLSLEFSVMVLAILVISYAMTSHFMDEVLDQQVKKVGDVDVLAKSAVNLLNSGYNGSEASLYFIRSEIINREGQYDITIVLANDTPVSENDKNFLKDYIEDNVSADTTVALKFEN, from the coding sequence TTGAAAAAAATTGAAAATACTGCTTTTAATATATATAAAAAGCAAAAAGAAGGTAAAAAAGGTAAAAAAGGTCAATTATCTTTAGAATTTTCAGTAATGGTTTTAGCAATACTTGTAATTTCCTATGCAATGACTTCTCATTTTATGGATGAAGTTTTAGACCAACAGGTTAAAAAAGTCGGTGATGTAGATGTGCTTGCAAAATCTGCCGTAAATCTGCTAAATTCTGGATATAATGGTTCAGAAGCAAGTTTATATTTCATACGTTCTGAAATAATTAATCGGGAGGGGCAATATGATATTACGATAGTATTGGCTAATGATACGCCAGTATCTGAAAATGATAAAAATTTTTTGAAAGATTATATTGAAGATAATGTATCCGCAGATACTACGGTTGCCTTAAAATTTGAGAATTAA
- a CDS encoding A24 family peptidase C-terminal domain-containing protein, producing the protein MDFLIIAYILNGFLIGLATYTDIKEKIIPHYITIIMFLLNVSVGFYYFGFDSIAALISTLILGLILGVGMGGGDIKLFATLAPIFAYSSFLYVPIPIFAIILLSFIFASIWPMKTIFIKYWKEIVPSAGYMAMIIGLITYVVDIYALPYKSIFVWGFAIISILLGRKFEIYGKLARYLGYMSPLYLLAIYAMDNSYFLTQNVLLNYAVYGLELSLLSVVIYALTGAEISIKKPISELKEGDIIRDIIIINGDNVSVNNSSLFKRIKIMFNAQIGKIEGKVINLDGEGLSNEDIDLIKDLNSKGKITDVNILKTYPFVPFVLLSYITILLLKYLNICSI; encoded by the coding sequence ATGGATTTTTTGATTATTGCATATATATTAAATGGCTTTTTGATTGGATTGGCGACATATACTGATATAAAAGAAAAGATAATACCGCATTATATCACAATAATAATGTTTTTGTTAAATGTTTCTGTTGGATTTTATTATTTTGGATTTGATTCCATAGCGGCATTAATATCTACGCTTATTTTGGGTTTAATACTTGGTGTAGGTATGGGTGGAGGGGATATTAAGCTTTTTGCCACATTAGCACCTATATTTGCATATTCAAGCTTTTTATATGTTCCAATTCCTATATTTGCAATAATACTATTAAGTTTTATATTTGCAAGTATTTGGCCAATGAAAACCATATTTATAAAATATTGGAAGGAAATTGTGCCTTCTGCAGGTTATATGGCAATGATAATTGGTTTAATTACTTATGTGGTGGATATATATGCTTTACCTTATAAATCGATATTTGTTTGGGGTTTTGCAATTATTTCAATACTTTTGGGTAGAAAATTCGAAATATATGGAAAATTAGCAAGATATTTGGGTTATATGTCCCCATTATACTTATTAGCTATTTACGCAATGGATAATTCATATTTTTTAACTCAAAACGTACTATTGAATTATGCAGTTTATGGATTAGAATTAAGCTTACTTTCTGTTGTAATTTATGCTTTGACTGGTGCAGAGATATCTATTAAGAAACCAATTTCGGAATTAAAAGAAGGGGATATTATACGGGATATAATTATCATAAATGGAGATAATGTTTCTGTTAATAATTCGAGCCTCTTTAAGAGAATAAAAATAATGTTTAATGCCCAAATTGGTAAAATAGAAGGTAAAGTTATTAATTTAGATGGGGAAGGTTTGTCGAATGAAGATATAGACCTGATAAAAGATTTAAATTCGAAGGGCAAAATAACCGATGTAAATATTTTAAAGACTTATCCTTTCGTACCTTTCGTATTATTAAGTTATATAACCATTTTGCTGTTAAAATATCTTAATATATGTTCTATTTAA
- a CDS encoding cysteine-rich small domain-containing protein, with protein MIDLAKQHLKKVLETSGANTNCEYYPCHYEGQSCLWCYCPFYPCNDEELGDCITRKDGSKIWSCMNCKWIHKPEIASEVLKQILQITQMDTIEEAVKKLDEDPSILEDIKNNVAEKLGKNNE; from the coding sequence ATGATAGACCTTGCAAAACAGCATTTAAAAAAAGTATTAGAAACATCTGGTGCGAATACAAATTGTGAATATTATCCTTGTCATTATGAAGGACAGTCTTGTTTATGGTGCTATTGTCCATTTTATCCTTGCAATGATGAAGAATTAGGTGATTGCATTACGAGAAAAGATGGTTCTAAAATATGGAGCTGTATGAATTGTAAGTGGATTCACAAACCTGAAATAGCTTCAGAAGTTCTAAAACAAATATTGCAGATTACTCAAATGGACACTATTGAGGAAGCAGTTAAAAAATTAGACGAAGACCCTTCAATATTAGAAGATATTAAAAATAATGTAGCAGAAAAACTCGGAAAAAACAATGAATAA
- a CDS encoding HDIG domain-containing metalloprotein, translated as MIKHTCNMDNLTVDSLFKEAEKINDPVLKEKTIEFLKNPLPTHSEIELSNVSLEESPASVKRHHKYPKGLLEHTMAVTKLSYNIAVALEEVYGLELDKDLIVAGALLHDIMKPQNYQIKEEIKEYKVKINNNDKNCKDFKDNENSDEKTEKTEKTEYITETKVIRRFDHSSDFHLEHLTLATSELYKRDFPLKLIKVVSSHHGDYGSSRPDSIEAWIIHHADNMDANLNDIAIRIGNSRARDLNVDDNKLYEKITPLKIYELRSHIGKENLIEYLKNMMNSNEENKR; from the coding sequence ATGATAAAACATACCTGTAATATGGATAATTTAACAGTTGACAGCCTATTTAAAGAAGCAGAAAAAATAAATGACCCCGTACTTAAAGAAAAAACTATTGAATTTTTAAAAAATCCCCTCCCAACACACAGTGAAATAGAATTGTCTAACGTTTCGTTAGAAGAGTCCCCTGCAAGTGTTAAAAGACATCACAAGTACCCAAAAGGACTTTTGGAGCATACAATGGCAGTAACTAAACTTTCATATAATATTGCAGTAGCCTTGGAAGAAGTTTATGGCTTAGAATTAGATAAAGATTTAATTGTTGCAGGAGCACTACTCCACGACATAATGAAACCCCAAAATTACCAAATAAAAGAAGAAATAAAAGAATATAAAGTTAAAATTAATAATAATGACAAAAATTGTAAAGATTTTAAAGATAATGAAAATTCAGATGAAAAAACTGAAAAAACTGAAAAAACAGAATACATAACTGAAACTAAGGTCATTAGACGATTTGACCACAGTTCAGATTTTCATTTGGAACACTTGACTTTAGCGACTTCAGAGCTTTATAAAAGAGATTTTCCATTAAAATTAATCAAAGTTGTTTCAAGTCATCACGGTGATTATGGTTCTTCACGCCCTGATTCGATAGAAGCTTGGATTATACATCACGCTGATAATATGGACGCTAATTTAAACGATATAGCAATTAGAATTGGAAATTCAAGAGCAAGAGACTTGAATGTTGATGATAACAAATTATATGAAAAAATAACTCCTTTAAAAATATATGAATTACGTTCACATATTGGAAAAGAGAATTTAATTGAATATTTAAAAAATATGATGAATTCAAATGAAGAAAATAAGAGATAA
- a CDS encoding 4Fe-4S binding protein, whose translation MLKKTVQKGISKSKLLKNILSNVLSPKEFDKQARTKKPIVIDCLACGLCEKVCTTESIKIFKFKDIICENCGACANVCPVDAINLNRFDIDSEKCIQCGYCALFCTIPIIMNEIPIINTPHITNECNNCGLCVPKCPEKAISYDKSLSKIVISDNCRYSKNNNLEINEKNKLNDECMICKNYCPMNAIILPKDYNKACIIKLDINSCIFCKDCQYICPLNEKGIEFNE comes from the coding sequence ATGTTAAAAAAAACAGTTCAAAAAGGAATTTCAAAAAGCAAATTATTAAAAAACATTCTTTCAAACGTTTTAAGTCCAAAAGAATTTGATAAACAAGCTCGAACTAAAAAACCCATAGTTATAGATTGTTTAGCTTGTGGTTTATGTGAAAAGGTATGTACTACAGAATCTATTAAAATATTTAAATTTAAAGATATTATATGTGAAAACTGTGGTGCTTGTGCAAATGTATGCCCAGTAGATGCCATAAATCTTAATAGGTTTGATATAGATTCTGAAAAATGTATACAATGCGGTTATTGTGCGTTATTTTGTACAATACCAATAATTATGAATGAAATACCTATAATAAATACCCCTCATATCACAAATGAATGTAATAATTGCGGGCTTTGTGTCCCAAAATGTCCAGAAAAAGCAATATCCTACGATAAATCATTATCAAAAATTGTAATATCTGATAATTGTAGATATTCCAAAAATAATAATTTAGAAATAAATGAAAAAAACAAATTAAATGACGAATGTATGATTTGTAAAAATTATTGTCCAATGAATGCGATAATATTACCAAAAGATTACAATAAAGCTTGCATTATAAAATTAGACATCAATTCGTGTATATTTTGTAAAGATTGTCAATATATATGTCCGTTAAATGAGAAAGGAATAGAATTCAATGAATGA
- a CDS encoding DUF2117 domain-containing protein → MKNNFQNNKIKIGIVVHGPEIIDSRYAKKIIDIIKNYKFSSELEFEKEIYVKLGGTMGRVAVIDNNLEEIIDISEKLVPSKSLQKLGEFNDILFLLNYGKSKITGHTFGKIVINNSKVHKTVIQIERPGEKDGTILLWNKKYIGENLKNKKNNAEDNFKDNTYNERFESFVNGLINVISTEFNISVENCISKGMNVYYDELGNQCRKIHGVSPNESIMVNGIVVGRSKGEEVIIICKDGKIIDIKNAEVKWHGVEKLGDIDLNNIIIKTGMLRRHSNLCEDLNIDVKLNDVKNKNTDDKKVGKLIVIHHAGENTLEMLKKGPISAVLTIGDDTTTVCGDILARFGIKIIGITDGDKDEILDNPRLTNGSKVFKILNAKDDDVGDYIIENSTFEDLKSFEEHFISIFKLIENYSPKLKYTLEEINK, encoded by the coding sequence ATGAAAAACAATTTTCAAAATAATAAAATTAAAATAGGAATTGTAGTTCACGGCCCTGAAATTATTGATAGCAGATATGCTAAAAAAATAATCGATATAATTAAAAATTATAAATTTTCCTCCGAGTTAGAGTTTGAAAAAGAAATATATGTAAAATTAGGGGGTACAATGGGGAGGGTTGCCGTTATAGACAATAATTTGGAAGAAATAATCGATATTTCGGAAAAATTAGTACCTTCTAAGTCCCTTCAAAAACTCGGGGAATTCAATGATATATTATTTTTGCTAAATTATGGTAAATCCAAAATTACAGGTCATACCTTTGGTAAAATTGTTATAAACAATTCCAAAGTTCACAAAACGGTTATTCAAATTGAAAGACCTGGTGAAAAAGATGGAACTATATTATTATGGAATAAAAAATATATTGGGGAAAATTTAAAAAATAAAAAAAATAATGCTGAAGATAATTTTAAAGATAATACCTATAATGAACGTTTTGAAAGTTTTGTCAATGGACTAATTAACGTTATTAGTACTGAATTTAACATATCCGTTGAAAACTGCATAAGTAAAGGTATGAATGTATATTATGACGAATTAGGAAATCAATGCCGTAAAATACACGGTGTAAGCCCTAATGAATCAATAATGGTTAATGGGATAGTTGTAGGACGTTCAAAAGGCGAAGAAGTAATAATTATTTGCAAAGATGGTAAAATTATCGATATCAAAAATGCAGAAGTTAAATGGCACGGTGTTGAAAAATTGGGAGATATCGATTTGAACAACATAATTATTAAAACTGGTATGTTAAGACGACATAGTAATTTATGCGAAGATTTAAACATTGACGTTAAATTAAACGATGTTAAAAATAAAAATACCGATGATAAAAAAGTTGGAAAGTTGATAGTTATACACCACGCTGGAGAAAATACTTTGGAAATGCTAAAAAAAGGTCCTATTTCAGCAGTATTGACTATTGGCGATGATACAACCACAGTTTGTGGAGACATACTTGCAAGATTCGGTATTAAAATAATTGGCATTACCGATGGCGATAAAGACGAAATTCTTGATAATCCTCGATTAACTAATGGTTCAAAAGTATTTAAAATATTAAACGCAAAAGATGATGATGTAGGCGATTATATCATTGAAAATTCCACTTTTGAAGATTTAAAAAGTTTTGAAGAACATTTTATATCTATTTTTAAATTAATAGAAAATTATTCACCAAAATTGAAATACACTCTTGAAGAAATTAACAAATAA